In Flavobacterium sp. N3904, one DNA window encodes the following:
- a CDS encoding efflux RND transporter periplasmic adaptor subunit: MNFKSIFVYGYVFFLVVSCSKKEDGEIKPTFGDVTESVYASGVVKSEGQYVVYATVSGNLKKIDATVGQTIFVGQKLFELDEDRANLNSQNAELAYQLSKENNQYSKDRIAEIEIKILSAKNKMLLDESILKRNKKVKELEYISDVEYERLVLTYKTSKLEYEAAIKQLAQLKAQLQNQETINSNTLKINQKNQKDFTVKSAFSGQLFDILVREGAYITPQIPLATIGKANAFLLELEVDENDMVRVTLGQKVYVTMDSYKGAVFEAIIDKIYPIMVEQSRTFKIEAHFVKPPPKLYPNLTAEANIVIKTKKNVITIPKNYLIQNEYVLVSKKEKRKVKTGLSDYQKVEILEGLKPDESIFKPE, translated from the coding sequence ATGAATTTCAAATCAATATTTGTTTATGGATATGTTTTTTTTCTGGTAGTATCTTGTTCTAAGAAAGAAGATGGCGAGATTAAGCCCACTTTTGGGGATGTTACCGAAAGTGTTTACGCCTCAGGAGTAGTAAAATCAGAGGGTCAGTATGTTGTTTATGCAACTGTAAGTGGAAATTTAAAAAAAATAGACGCTACGGTTGGACAAACAATATTTGTGGGTCAAAAGTTATTCGAATTAGACGAAGATCGAGCTAATTTGAACTCTCAAAATGCGGAATTGGCTTATCAACTCAGTAAAGAGAACAATCAATACTCTAAAGATCGTATTGCCGAAATAGAAATAAAAATTCTATCTGCAAAAAACAAAATGCTTTTAGATGAATCTATTCTAAAACGAAATAAAAAAGTGAAAGAGTTAGAATATATTTCGGATGTAGAATACGAAAGATTAGTACTCACTTACAAAACTTCAAAACTAGAATATGAAGCTGCAATAAAACAATTGGCACAACTCAAAGCGCAATTGCAAAACCAAGAAACTATAAATAGCAATACACTAAAAATCAATCAAAAAAATCAAAAAGATTTTACTGTCAAAAGCGCATTTTCGGGACAATTATTTGACATATTGGTTCGAGAAGGCGCTTATATTACACCACAAATTCCGTTAGCGACCATAGGAAAAGCCAACGCCTTCTTGTTAGAACTTGAAGTCGATGAAAACGATATGGTTCGAGTAACTCTCGGACAAAAAGTCTATGTTACCATGGACAGTTATAAAGGAGCTGTTTTTGAGGCAATAATTGATAAAATTTATCCAATTATGGTAGAACAATCCCGAACATTCAAAATTGAAGCTCACTTTGTAAAACCACCTCCTAAACTTTATCCAAACTTAACTGCCGAAGCGAATATCGTGATTAAAACCAAAAAGAATGTAATTACAATTCCAAAGAATTATTTGATTCAAAACGAATATGTTTTAGTCAGTAAAAAGGAAAAAAGAAAAGTAAAAACAGGCTTGAGTGATTATCAAAAAGTCGAAATTTTGGAAGGTCTAAAACCAGACGAATCTATTTTTAAACCCGAATAA
- a CDS encoding ABC transporter permease, producing MNFKLILNIALHLLQARLKQTIVAAIGVTFSIAMFIALVSFMNGLNDLLDGLMLNRTPHVRLYNDIKPSEHQPITLAEAYKNNTNFIRSIKPKDIGKSIYNSKAIIAYLKKDPRIIDVAPKITTPVFFNSGTIEISGIINGIDVLSEEKIFKVSEYIIEGKVTNLLQNNSIILGKGLASKMMLTVGDIIKITAPSGNLSSLKIVGISQMGIAEVDDVMSYTSLDTAQKLLGEPTNYITDIQIQLHDKTTAPELSKEFRDKFNLDTIDYKTANAQFETGSSVRTIISYAVGVVLLIVAGFGIYNILNMMIYEKMDSIAILKATGFSGNDVRWIFISLSLIIGFVGGMFGLLFGFIFSSIIDVIPFKTTSLPTITTYPIYYDGIYYTIGIIFALFTTTIAGYFPASKASKIDPVEIIRGK from the coding sequence ATGAACTTTAAACTCATATTAAACATTGCATTGCATTTGCTTCAAGCAAGGCTTAAACAAACTATAGTTGCTGCTATTGGCGTAACTTTTAGTATTGCTATGTTTATTGCTTTGGTTAGTTTTATGAATGGATTAAATGACCTGTTGGACGGTTTGATGCTTAATAGAACGCCTCATGTGCGTTTGTATAATGATATAAAACCATCCGAACATCAGCCGATAACTTTGGCGGAAGCCTATAAAAACAACACTAATTTTATACGATCCATAAAACCAAAAGATATTGGTAAATCGATTTATAACAGCAAAGCCATTATTGCTTATTTAAAAAAAGACCCGCGTATTATTGATGTGGCGCCAAAAATAACAACACCCGTTTTTTTTAATTCAGGAACGATTGAAATTTCGGGAATTATCAATGGAATTGATGTTTTATCAGAAGAGAAAATATTCAAAGTCAGCGAATACATTATTGAAGGAAAGGTTACCAATTTGTTACAAAATAACAGCATTATTCTTGGGAAAGGTCTTGCCAGTAAAATGATGCTCACTGTTGGGGATATTATTAAAATTACTGCTCCCAGTGGAAATTTGTCTTCCCTTAAAATTGTAGGTATTTCTCAAATGGGTATAGCCGAGGTAGACGATGTTATGAGTTATACTTCACTCGACACCGCACAAAAATTACTTGGAGAACCCACTAATTATATTACCGATATTCAAATACAATTGCACGACAAAACAACTGCACCAGAACTTTCCAAAGAGTTTCGAGACAAATTTAATTTGGATACCATTGATTACAAAACAGCCAATGCTCAGTTTGAAACAGGAAGTAGTGTTCGAACTATTATATCCTATGCAGTAGGAGTTGTGTTGCTGATAGTGGCTGGTTTCGGGATTTATAATATTCTAAACATGATGATTTATGAAAAAATGGACAGTATTGCCATTCTAAAAGCGACAGGTTTTTCTGGGAATGACGTAAGGTGGATTTTTATTTCTCTTTCCTTAATAATAGGTTTTGTAGGAGGAATGTTTGGATTGTTGTTTGGTTTTATTTTTTCTTCGATTATAGATGTGATTCCGTTCAAGACTACTTCTTTGCCCACCATAACAACTTACCCTATTTATTATGATGGAATTTATTATACCATAGGAATCATTTTTGCCTTATTTACGACCACAATTGCAGGCTACTTTCCTGCTTCAAAAGCCAGTAAGATTGATCCAGTAGAAATCATTAGAGGGAAGTAA
- a CDS encoding ABC transporter ATP-binding protein, with translation MENNIVLETKGLTKYFYDPVKFKVLTEINMSIDHGEFVSIVGKSGCGKSTLLYLLSTMDTDYEGQILIHNELVTGKADKVLAQIRNENIGFVFQFHYLLIEYNVLRNVMLPGLKLAKYSEQELEHRALEHLKTLGMEEQALKMPNQLSGGQKQRVAIARALINDPLIIMGDEPTGNLDKKNSDLVYDIFNELTLEKKQTLLIVTHDTDFANKTNRIITMEDGKIIS, from the coding sequence ATGGAGAATAATATAGTTTTAGAAACAAAAGGATTGACAAAATATTTTTATGATCCAGTAAAATTCAAAGTACTTACAGAAATAAACATGAGTATTGATCATGGAGAATTTGTTTCGATTGTGGGGAAATCGGGTTGTGGTAAATCGACTTTGTTGTATTTACTTTCTACTATGGATACCGATTATGAAGGTCAAATATTAATTCATAATGAGCTTGTAACGGGAAAAGCGGATAAAGTATTAGCACAAATCCGAAATGAAAATATTGGTTTTGTATTTCAGTTTCACTATTTGTTAATCGAATATAATGTATTGAGAAATGTGATGTTGCCTGGACTAAAATTGGCAAAATATTCCGAACAGGAATTAGAGCATCGCGCATTGGAACATTTAAAAACATTAGGTATGGAAGAACAAGCGCTAAAAATGCCAAATCAGTTAAGTGGAGGCCAAAAACAGCGGGTTGCCATTGCTCGTGCATTGATTAATGATCCTTTGATAATAATGGGTGATGAACCAACAGGAAATTTGGATAAAAAAAATAGCGATTTGGTTTATGATATTTTTAATGAACTAACATTAGAAAAAAAACAAACCTTACTCATTGTTACACATGATACTGATTTTGCTAATAAAACCAATAGAATTATCACTATGGAAGACGGGAAAATTATTTCTTAA
- a CDS encoding pentapeptide repeat-containing protein: MPEYFLDKEYNNHTYGVDEVNFKEFECCTFNHCTFSACNFMDVTFIDCVFNDCVFSEGKINHVALRTVTFNRCEIKDVNFAMCNKLIFEVRFNDCVLDFSKFYTLKIKGTPFINCSLVAVDFMATDLTEVLFENCDLYRAEFAKAIANKANFKTSYNYTIDPKVTKLKKAIFALEGLKGLLYRHDIIVK; encoded by the coding sequence ATGCCTGAATATTTCCTGGATAAAGAATACAACAACCATACTTATGGCGTGGATGAAGTCAATTTTAAGGAGTTCGAATGTTGTACATTTAATCATTGTACGTTCTCGGCTTGTAACTTTATGGATGTTACTTTTATTGATTGTGTTTTTAATGATTGTGTTTTTAGCGAAGGCAAAATCAATCATGTAGCGTTGAGAACTGTAACATTCAACAGATGTGAAATCAAAGATGTCAATTTTGCCATGTGTAACAAACTCATTTTTGAAGTTCGCTTTAATGATTGCGTGCTGGATTTTTCGAAGTTTTATACCTTGAAAATAAAAGGAACTCCATTCATCAATTGCAGTTTGGTAGCGGTAGATTTTATGGCTACCGATTTGACTGAAGTACTCTTTGAAAATTGCGATTTGTACCGCGCCGAATTTGCCAAAGCCATTGCCAACAAAGCCAATTTCAAGACCAGTTACAACTACACTATTGACCCAAAAGTCACAAAATTAAAGAAAGCAATCTTTGCATTAGAAGGGCTGAAAGGTTTGCTTTATAGACACGACATAATAGTAAAGTAA
- a CDS encoding efflux RND transporter periplasmic adaptor subunit: protein MKKIIAFTGLIALLCLTSCTTKKEEKEEQGKFTVTNAAIIDTSFTKQYVSQIRSVRDIEIRAQEKGFLEKIYVDEGQFVKAGQLLFKIMPKMYEAELLKAQAEAKAAEIELQNTKALADKSIVSKSEQAIAQAKLEQAKAEVSLAKLHLSFTEIRAPFDGTIDRIPKKLGSLIDEGELLTTLSDNSQVYAYFNLSEPEYLEYQTNIKGRGDSKVSLLLASNEPFAYKGNVELVESEFDSETGNIAFRAKFPNPNKLLKNGETGSVMMTVPVKNALIIPQKTTYEIQDKMYVFVLDNKNVVRSREITIAGSMPDLYVVKSGITQNDKILLEGVQKVKDDEVIKYDYQKPEDVLAHLKLKAE from the coding sequence ATGAAGAAAATAATTGCATTCACAGGCTTGATTGCCTTGTTGTGCCTAACAAGCTGTACAACCAAAAAAGAAGAAAAAGAAGAACAGGGCAAATTTACCGTTACCAATGCTGCCATAATTGATACTTCATTTACCAAGCAGTATGTTTCTCAGATCCGTTCTGTCCGTGACATCGAGATCCGTGCCCAAGAAAAAGGGTTTTTAGAAAAAATTTATGTCGATGAAGGTCAGTTTGTAAAAGCAGGTCAACTGTTATTCAAAATCATGCCAAAAATGTATGAGGCAGAATTGCTAAAAGCGCAAGCCGAAGCCAAAGCAGCAGAAATCGAATTACAGAATACTAAAGCACTGGCAGATAAAAGCATAGTATCAAAAAGCGAACAGGCTATAGCTCAGGCCAAATTGGAACAGGCAAAAGCCGAAGTTTCATTGGCAAAACTCCACTTATCGTTCACAGAAATCAGAGCGCCGTTTGACGGAACCATTGACCGAATTCCTAAAAAACTAGGAAGCCTTATTGACGAAGGCGAACTACTGACCACTCTTTCAGACAACAGTCAGGTATATGCTTATTTTAATTTGTCCGAGCCAGAATACTTAGAATATCAAACCAATATAAAAGGACGCGGCGATAGTAAAGTAAGCTTGCTATTGGCTAGCAACGAACCTTTTGCTTACAAAGGAAATGTAGAATTGGTCGAAAGCGAGTTTGATAGTGAAACCGGTAATATTGCTTTTAGAGCAAAATTCCCGAATCCGAACAAACTTTTAAAAAATGGAGAGACTGGTTCGGTAATGATGACCGTTCCAGTTAAAAATGCATTGATTATTCCACAGAAAACAACTTATGAAATACAGGATAAGATGTATGTTTTTGTTTTAGACAATAAAAATGTGGTACGATCAAGAGAAATTACTATTGCTGGTTCAATGCCTGATTTGTATGTGGTTAAAAGCGGTATTACTCAAAATGACAAAATTCTTTTAGAAGGAGTTCAGAAAGTGAAGGATGATGAAGTCATTAAATATGATTATCAGAAACCTGAAGATGTTCTAGCTCATTTGAAATTAAAAGCAGAATAA
- a CDS encoding efflux RND transporter permease subunit, with protein sequence MFNKFIQRPVLSIVISLMIVLLGVLALVKLPVTLFPSISPPKVNVTASYPGANNELLIKSVIIPLERALNGVPGMKYIASDAGNDGEGSIQVIFNLGTDPNQASLNVQNRVASVVNKLPPIVVREGVKITREESNMLLYVNLHSSDPKADQKFLYNFADINILSELKRVDGVGDADILGNREYAMRIWLKPDRMLAYKISADEVMEALSQQSLEASPGKTGESSGKRSQAFEYVLKYPGRFTTNEQYENIVLRSNPNGEILRLKDVAKVEFGSSMYDIYSNLNGKPSAAIVLKQSYGSNATQVIKDVKAKLAELKISTFPKGMDYEISYDVSKFLDASIEKVIHTLLEAFVLVGLVVFLFLGDWRSTLIPAIAVPVSLIGTFMFMQFFGINLNLITLFALVLAIGIVVDNAIVVIEAVHYKMETKNIKPMKATKEAMHEVSGAIVAITFVMAAVFIPVAFMSGPVGIFYRQFSITMATAIILSGVVALTLTPALCAMMLKNTHGQPKKETIVNKIVESFNGWFNGVSGKYRNLLGLIVNRRVITFAMLIFFCVGTYFLNGSLPSGFIPNEDQGMFYAVIQTPPGSTLERTNQVAEKLQKIAEKIDGVKSVSSLAGYEILTEGTGSNSGTCLINLKSWEERSHSSQEIIDELEKKAKDIPGATIEFFEPPAVPGYGAAGGFELRLLDKAGSGDYKKMETVSNDFVKELNKRPELASVFTFYSASFPQYMLNIDNDIAQQKGVTIENATNTLSTLIGSNYEISFIKYGINYKVMVQASPEYRALPEDVLKLYVKNNRDEMVPFSAFMTMEKVYGLSEITRHNMYNASEISGQSAPGYSSGESIKAIQEVAEKKLPRGYGIDWAGISKDEVGRGNEAIYIFLICLGFVYLILAAQYESFILPLVVILSLVAGIFGAFLFLKLFGLENNIYAQVAMVMLIGLLGKNAVLIVEFAVQRHRAGDTVLQAAIEGSALRFRPILMTSFAFIAGLIPLVIASGPGKIGNRTIGSAAAGGMLIGTIFGVLLIPGLYYIFGRISEKVQFIKNEEENPLTEEIDHNV encoded by the coding sequence ATGTTTAACAAATTTATACAAAGACCAGTCCTATCGATAGTGATATCTCTGATGATTGTCTTACTGGGTGTTTTGGCACTTGTCAAGTTACCGGTGACATTATTTCCTTCGATATCACCGCCAAAAGTAAACGTTACCGCTTCGTATCCGGGAGCAAACAACGAACTTTTGATTAAATCGGTAATCATTCCGCTAGAAAGAGCCTTAAACGGTGTTCCCGGAATGAAATATATAGCTTCTGATGCAGGTAATGATGGAGAAGGATCGATACAGGTTATTTTTAATCTTGGAACCGACCCAAATCAAGCGTCACTAAATGTACAAAACCGTGTAGCTTCGGTAGTAAATAAACTGCCACCAATTGTAGTTCGAGAAGGAGTAAAAATTACTCGTGAGGAATCCAACATGCTTTTGTATGTCAATCTTCATAGTTCTGATCCAAAAGCAGATCAAAAATTTCTTTACAATTTTGCGGATATCAACATATTATCGGAGCTGAAAAGAGTTGACGGTGTTGGAGATGCCGATATTTTGGGTAATAGAGAATATGCCATGCGTATCTGGTTGAAACCCGATCGTATGTTGGCTTACAAAATATCTGCCGACGAAGTAATGGAAGCCTTGTCCCAACAGAGTTTGGAAGCTTCACCTGGTAAAACGGGAGAAAGTTCCGGTAAAAGATCCCAAGCATTTGAATATGTATTGAAATACCCAGGACGTTTTACTACCAATGAGCAATATGAAAATATTGTTTTAAGATCCAATCCGAATGGGGAAATCCTTAGATTGAAAGATGTTGCAAAAGTAGAATTTGGAAGCTCGATGTATGATATTTATTCCAATTTAAATGGAAAACCTTCGGCTGCAATAGTTTTAAAACAATCCTATGGAAGTAATGCAACTCAGGTAATCAAAGACGTAAAAGCTAAATTGGCCGAACTAAAGATTTCAACCTTCCCAAAAGGGATGGATTATGAGATTAGTTATGACGTTTCTAAATTTCTGGATGCCTCAATCGAAAAAGTAATTCATACTTTGTTGGAAGCATTTGTATTGGTGGGCTTGGTAGTATTCTTGTTCCTTGGGGATTGGCGTTCTACTTTAATTCCCGCTATTGCTGTGCCGGTATCCTTAATTGGAACTTTTATGTTTATGCAATTCTTTGGAATTAACTTAAACCTGATTACTTTATTTGCATTGGTTTTGGCTATCGGTATTGTTGTAGATAATGCCATTGTTGTTATTGAAGCGGTCCATTATAAGATGGAGACTAAGAATATAAAACCAATGAAGGCCACCAAAGAGGCCATGCATGAGGTAAGTGGGGCTATTGTCGCAATCACTTTTGTAATGGCTGCCGTATTTATTCCCGTTGCATTCATGTCGGGACCTGTCGGAATATTTTACAGACAGTTTTCGATCACAATGGCAACCGCAATTATCCTTTCTGGAGTTGTTGCATTGACGCTAACGCCCGCGCTGTGTGCGATGATGCTGAAAAATACACATGGTCAACCCAAAAAGGAAACAATAGTAAATAAAATTGTTGAAAGTTTTAATGGTTGGTTTAATGGAGTTTCTGGAAAATATCGAAATTTATTGGGGTTGATTGTAAACAGAAGAGTCATTACTTTCGCGATGCTAATCTTTTTCTGTGTTGGGACTTATTTTTTGAATGGTAGTCTTCCTTCGGGTTTTATACCAAATGAAGATCAGGGAATGTTTTATGCAGTTATTCAAACTCCTCCAGGATCAACATTGGAACGAACCAATCAAGTAGCAGAAAAGCTTCAAAAAATTGCCGAAAAGATTGATGGGGTTAAATCGGTTTCTTCATTGGCGGGATATGAAATCCTTACCGAAGGAACAGGATCCAATTCCGGAACCTGTTTGATCAACCTAAAAAGCTGGGAAGAACGTTCTCATTCTTCACAAGAAATTATTGACGAATTGGAGAAAAAAGCCAAAGATATTCCGGGTGCGACCATTGAATTCTTCGAACCACCCGCTGTGCCTGGTTATGGAGCTGCCGGAGGATTTGAATTGCGTTTGCTGGACAAAGCAGGGTCTGGTGATTACAAGAAAATGGAAACCGTAAGTAATGATTTTGTCAAAGAACTCAACAAAAGACCGGAATTGGCATCGGTATTTACGTTTTATAGTGCCAGTTTTCCGCAGTATATGTTGAATATTGATAATGATATTGCACAACAAAAAGGAGTAACTATTGAAAATGCTACCAATACGCTTTCGACACTTATAGGAAGTAATTACGAAATCAGTTTTATTAAATATGGTATCAATTATAAGGTAATGGTTCAGGCATCTCCTGAGTACAGAGCATTACCCGAAGATGTTTTGAAATTGTATGTAAAGAACAATCGTGATGAAATGGTGCCTTTCTCGGCTTTTATGACAATGGAAAAAGTATATGGTTTGTCTGAGATTACAAGACATAACATGTACAATGCTTCAGAAATAAGCGGTCAATCTGCGCCGGGATACAGTAGTGGTGAATCCATAAAAGCAATCCAAGAAGTGGCCGAAAAGAAGTTGCCAAGAGGGTACGGAATTGATTGGGCAGGTATTTCCAAAGATGAAGTTGGTCGTGGAAACGAAGCGATATATATATTCTTAATCTGTCTTGGTTTTGTGTATTTAATTTTGGCTGCACAATATGAAAGTTTCATTCTTCCATTAGTGGTTATTTTATCACTTGTTGCAGGAATTTTTGGAGCATTTTTATTCCTGAAATTATTTGGTTTGGAAAACAATATTTATGCACAAGTTGCCATGGTAATGCTTATTGGTTTGCTGGGTAAAAATGCGGTACTGATCGTTGAGTTTGCCGTTCAGAGGCATCGAGCCGGAGATACGGTATTGCAAGCGGCCATCGAAGGTTCTGCGTTGAGATTCCGTCCTATTTTGATGACTTCATTCGCATTTATTGCAGGATTAATTCCTTTGGTTATTGCTTCTGGACCCGGTAAAATTGGAAACCGAACCATCGGTTCTGCCGCGGCAGGAGGGATGCTTATTGGAACTATTTTCGGAGTACTTCTGATACCTGGATTGTATTACATATTTGGAAGAATTTCAGAAAAAGTCCAATTTATAAAAAATGAAGAAGAGAATCCACTAACCGAAGAAATCGATCACAATGTATAA
- a CDS encoding TolC family protein: MYKIKLYQYLIPLGICLAVVSCAPAITPLAETTVAPESYTTNKDTINTSSIVWKDFFKDKYLTDLIDVALKNNQELKITLAEIEIAQSEIRAKKGALLPSVGIGAVVGIDKVGRYTSTGAGDASTDITPGQPMPDPLMNYGIAAQANWEVDIWKKLRNSKKAAVSRYLSTVEGKNFVVTNLIAEVSDSYYELLSLDSQLEIIRQNIKLQNNAFEIVKAQKDAARTNELAVQKFQAEVLASQSMEFETLQKIKETENRINFLLGRYPQEIAREKSDFLSLTPTIVNSGIPSQLLANRPDIKQAELELTAAKLDVKVARAEFYPSLDISATLGVEAFKPSFLFTLPESLLYSLAGDIAGPLINKNAIKAEFNKANARQLQALYNYERTILNAYFEVSTELSRISNLEKGYDLKSQQVGALNKAIDASIDLFKSSRVDYFEVLMTQRDVLEAKLDLVETKKEQMNAVVHTYRDLGGGWK; this comes from the coding sequence ATGTATAAAATCAAATTATATCAATATCTTATCCCGCTAGGCATTTGTCTGGCGGTGGTAAGTTGTGCTCCGGCTATTACACCATTGGCCGAGACCACAGTTGCTCCCGAATCCTACACTACAAACAAGGATACAATCAATACTTCGTCAATTGTATGGAAGGATTTTTTTAAGGACAAATACCTAACTGATTTGATTGATGTAGCTTTAAAAAACAATCAGGAACTGAAAATTACCCTGGCCGAAATTGAAATCGCCCAAAGCGAAATTCGTGCCAAAAAGGGAGCATTATTACCATCAGTTGGCATAGGCGCTGTTGTTGGAATTGATAAGGTGGGAAGATACACTAGTACAGGAGCGGGTGATGCTTCTACAGACATAACTCCCGGACAGCCAATGCCCGATCCATTGATGAATTATGGAATTGCAGCACAAGCCAATTGGGAAGTAGATATTTGGAAAAAACTGCGCAATTCAAAGAAAGCAGCAGTAAGCCGATATTTATCAACCGTTGAAGGTAAAAACTTTGTAGTTACCAACCTTATCGCAGAGGTTTCAGATTCGTATTATGAATTACTGTCTTTGGATAGTCAGTTGGAAATTATAAGACAGAACATTAAACTGCAAAACAATGCTTTTGAAATTGTAAAAGCACAGAAAGATGCTGCCCGAACAAATGAATTGGCGGTTCAAAAATTTCAGGCAGAAGTCTTGGCTTCTCAAAGTATGGAGTTTGAAACATTGCAGAAAATTAAAGAAACCGAGAACCGCATTAACTTTTTGCTAGGGCGTTATCCTCAGGAAATTGCAAGGGAAAAAAGCGACTTTTTGAGTTTGACTCCTACCATTGTTAATTCAGGAATTCCTTCACAATTATTGGCCAATCGTCCTGATATCAAACAGGCCGAATTGGAACTTACAGCTGCAAAGTTGGATGTAAAAGTAGCTCGTGCCGAGTTCTATCCTTCGCTGGATATTTCGGCAACATTGGGAGTTGAGGCTTTCAAACCATCATTTCTGTTTACTTTGCCAGAGTCACTATTGTATTCCCTTGCTGGAGATATTGCTGGACCACTGATCAATAAAAATGCCATTAAAGCAGAGTTTAATAAAGCAAATGCAAGACAATTGCAAGCTTTGTATAATTATGAACGCACCATATTGAATGCATATTTTGAAGTATCTACCGAACTTTCGAGAATTTCTAATTTAGAAAAAGGCTATGATCTAAAATCGCAACAAGTAGGAGCGCTAAACAAGGCAATCGATGCTTCTATTGATTTGTTTAAATCCTCAAGAGTTGATTATTTTGAAGTACTCATGACACAGCGTGATGTTCTGGAAGCAAAACTGGATCTTGTAGAGACCAAAAAGGAACAAATGAATGCCGTTGTTCATACCTACAGAGACTTAGGAGGCGGTTGGAAGTAA
- a CDS encoding NAD(P)-dependent alcohol dehydrogenase, with protein MIATKGFAVQDAKSDLALWNFERREVGPHDVQFDIQFCGVCHSDLHQIKDDWGGGIFPMVPGHEIVGKVIKVGSHVKKFKVGDLAGTGCLVDSCRTCDNCKEGLEQFCSNGFSATYNGMEQDHKTPTYGGYSNTIVVHEDFVLHISDKLNLAAVAPLLCAGITTYSPLKFLGVGKGHKLAVLGLGGLGHMAVKFGVAFGAEVTVLSTSPKKEADAKKLGAHKFVVTSDPEQIKAVTGSFDFILDTVSAPHDLNLYISLLKTKGTHVCIGVPPTPYELQAFGIIFGRKSIVGSLIGGLPETQEMLDYCAEHNIVSDIEMIDIKDINKAFERMVKGDVRYRFVIDMATL; from the coding sequence ATGATAGCAACAAAAGGTTTTGCAGTACAGGATGCCAAGTCGGACTTGGCATTATGGAATTTTGAACGGCGGGAAGTTGGGCCGCACGATGTACAATTCGACATACAGTTTTGCGGTGTTTGCCATAGTGATCTCCACCAAATCAAAGACGATTGGGGAGGCGGTATTTTCCCGATGGTTCCCGGACATGAAATTGTGGGGAAAGTTATAAAAGTGGGAAGCCATGTTAAGAAGTTCAAAGTGGGTGATCTCGCTGGAACGGGCTGTCTGGTTGATTCTTGCAGAACTTGTGATAACTGCAAAGAAGGTTTGGAGCAATTTTGTTCCAACGGATTTTCGGCCACTTATAATGGAATGGAACAAGATCATAAAACCCCTACTTACGGAGGCTACTCAAACACTATTGTGGTTCATGAAGATTTCGTTTTGCATATCTCCGATAAACTCAATTTGGCCGCAGTAGCTCCGTTGCTTTGCGCAGGAATCACGACTTATTCTCCCTTGAAGTTTTTGGGAGTAGGAAAAGGTCACAAACTGGCCGTTTTGGGGCTAGGAGGATTGGGTCATATGGCAGTTAAATTTGGCGTTGCTTTTGGTGCAGAAGTTACTGTTCTGAGCACCTCTCCAAAAAAAGAAGCCGATGCCAAGAAACTCGGAGCGCATAAATTTGTCGTTACAAGTGATCCTGAACAAATCAAAGCAGTGACTGGTTCTTTCGATTTTATTCTCGACACCGTTTCTGCGCCACATGATTTGAATTTGTATATATCACTGCTGAAAACCAAAGGAACCCATGTTTGCATTGGAGTACCACCAACCCCTTATGAATTGCAGGCTTTTGGAATTATTTTTGGACGCAAAAGTATAGTAGGATCCTTAATCGGTGGATTACCGGAGACTCAGGAAATGCTGGATTATTGTGCCGAACACAACATTGTTTCCGATATTGAAATGATAGACATCAAAGATATAAATAAGGCTTTTGAGCGGATGGTGAAAGGCGATGTTCGTTACCGATTTGTAATTGATATGGCGACCTTGTAA